GAAGGTTGCCGAGCCATCTTTCGAGGAGGGGAATGATACCTCGCATGAAGAAGAGCCACACACGCCATGCCGGTGCCCAGAAACCGCAGCCTGGACCCTTACCAACCGGGCCGGCGTTGAAGCGATAGTAAATGAGATGCTTGAGATCCTTGCAGGAACGGATCTGGTGCATCAACTTGTACTTGTAACGATACATACCGGTCAACTGTCCGACGTGGTTGAAGGCATACAGGATACCATCGGCAAGCTGGAAAGCGTCAATGTTGCCAAGACGGTACTGTACCTGGGCATCGACAATGAGCTTGGTCAAGCGCAAAATTTCACGCATGAGATGGAAGGCGTTTCCGAATCTAgacttctttctctccttggTCGTCAACGTCTTGACGGGCTTCAGGTTGAAGTTGTAGTCCAGGTGGAGGTATGTGAGGTTCTTGCGGTGGATAAGCAGGTTAAGCATGTTGAAACCCTGCCGGCAGACTTGCAAACCAGCTTCAACCCAATCAATCGTTGTCTGCTGGAAGAACTTTGTCGCTTTCAGAGTCCGAAGCAAGTTTTGCTTCTGAAGAGACTTTGGTTGCTTCTTATGCAGCTCATTGAGGACGTAGGTTTTGAGAAGCTTCTGGTACGAGACGCGCACCTTGACAGGCTGCTTCGGCGGGCAGTGCTCCAAGTACCAGTGTTTAACGAGAGGCACATCTTGGGCACGAACCATACGTCCGGAGCGGCGGTCGAAGGGGAACGGTGCCCACCAGAGCTCGATGGCCGATGCTGTCTCGTCCGTATacagctcttcctcggccaTGAAAGGCTTGACGCCGGCAGGCAGCTCAAacgcctcctcttccggcTCCTCAATGTTGCCAGGCCCGAAGAGCTCATCTTCATGGCTGACTGTAAGGTTCTTGGGAGCAACGGCCCTCGAAGAGATGGGGTTGATGCTCGTGTCGAAGTAGAAAGCGGGAAGATTGTAGTCTTCTGTTCGCGTGTAGACTACTTGAGGATGTGAGTGAACTGACAAGTGAACGCTTCTAGGGAGTGCATTGTAGAGATGGGGGTAAGCTACACGGCACTCCGTTCGGATAGGGTTTCTGAAAATGATGCGATCCATAGCATTGAACTCGCCAAAATCCTCATCGTTGGGGTCAATGTCCTTGTACAGTGGCTCGAAACGAGGTCCGCCCGGTAACGCCACATTCAAGGCCTTTGCTGTGAGGAAGCTCTTGAGCTCGAAGAGGTAGTAGTAGTTCTTGTCGACAACCTCAGACACCAACGGTCTGCTTAGACGGTACAAACTCGCCATTTGCGGCAGGGTGAGGTTCCACTTCTTGTAGCTGGGCCCGTTGACGTGGGACGTGTCGAGAAGCGGCTGGTGGTCATAGAACCACTCGTAGAttgctgcttcttcgtcctcatccaactccatctGAATGGGTTCAAGTggctcgacatcctcgatgTTCTCGGACCAGGACAGGGGCggttcttcgtcgtcgaaaGGCGGGAATCGCATGCGCTTGAACAGTCGGCGGTCGCTCTTTTCCTTGCGCATTACCGTCCACATACTGGCCCACTGTGCAAAGAAGACCGGCTCGATGACTCTCGGGATCTCGTTCACGAGGGTCAGACAACCGTTGACGTGGTAGAGAACCTTGACCTCTCTGGCAGCCTCCCAAGGCATGGGCATGTTCTCGAGCAGCTTCAGCACAGCATGGGGCATGAACTTGAGCGCACCGAGATAGCTGCGCTTGTCGCTGGTGTACTTCTTCTGCGAGACATCTCCAATGTCCTTAACGATCTTTCGCAAATGCTCTGGTGGCATGTCGGCCTTTTCCGTCTCCACGAACCcgcctttcctcttctcgccGAAGCGATTCCTCTGCATGCGAAGccattccttcttcttctgggcgAACTTGGCGACATGAGGATCGCTTGGTGGGAAGAAcccaggcggcggcggtgctgggatagcaggaggaggtgggagagaggacggaggcggcggcggaggaggtgctgatggcggaggaggagcgcccCAGccggggggaggaggaggtggtggcggataAGACATATTTCGATCTTGTTGCTCTATGATGctttgttgctgtcgttgacTCCTATGTTTTCGTCGTagaggtcgtcgtcgttagAGGCGTATACTGTGTAGTAGGCGTTGGTGACGAGATACGTGGATGGTTAAAAAGGTATCGTGGATGTCGCCTGTCCGCGCGATGGCGGTTTGCAGTGCGCGTGTGGTCGTCCCAAGGCTTGTCTTgctgaaaagaaaaaaaagacacgTAAATATTAAATTCCCATTGATGTTGGATGAAAAATGGGCGTCGGTCGACCTCGCACCAAATTGCAGCGATGGTCGATCAAGGCTGGGAATGGAGACGTcgatgttgtggttgtgatgtttgtggtttggtggtgacGCCAGGACTATGCTGGCGTTGACGTTGGCAGGTTCGCCTCGTTACGAAAAACTTGAACAGCCtcgcgacggcggcgtgggCGGTCGATAAAGTTCCAGAGGCCGGGGCGGGAGGTCCAGGTCCTTGACGCGCCAAAACGGTGAACCTGGCAGCGGGACTCTTCGCTGGTGTGTGCAGTGCAGGTGCTTGTTGGCAGCTGCAGCCCAGCACCCGCTGTTAACTGAACACAAAAAAGACCTGGGGAGCTGGGGTTGGCTGCCCGCAGTGTGAGTGGGCAGGCTGGACTGCCACTTCCAACATTTCGTGGCGAAACGTCTCCTGTTACGTGCTGTAACTTTCAATACGCGACCCCCGTTAAGTAGAATGTTTGGCTTGGCAATTCCACAGCAGGTCAAACATGCACATAACCGAGTAGAGCAACACGTATCCAGTTCAGGTAGTCGATACTTAAAGGTGGGGCATCTAGCTAGCTAGCTGTTTGCGCCCAAGTACCAAGACGACAGATGTTGAATCTTCATCGTGAGGCTGAACAAAGCAATGCTTGATATTGTTCCCTCACTCCGCTCTCAAATAGTGTACAAGAACCCGGCCCTCTGGTCCAGTTGACAGCTCCCTCATGCGAACGTCTGCAAGGTTCAGACCTCATCGGGATCACCAGAGTTAGGTGGAAGCAGGTACAAGTCAACCTAAAAAGTTCAGCCTCCTCCCCCCGGAGCAGGTCTTCTTTCCCCCACACCCCTTGCTCGGATTGAGTCATACCCAATCATTACAGCGCTCGAGGCCCAAACCGCTCCGCTCACCTCGCTAAGCCCCAAATCGCCCCCACCAAAACGGCCATTCAGTGAAAATTAATTCTTGACCCCTCTGTCCGCCTCGCCGCAGCCGGGTTTTGCTTTGCCAACCATCcggaccatcaccacttccgTCCACCACGCCCAAGTACCCATACCGGCAACCCGGACTTCTGCTTCGCGCCCATACCCCCGGAACCCGCATATTTATCCCGAGTCCATCGAAAAGAGACCGCAACCATGTCTCGTTTTTTCCGCGGCGGTGACGACAGCTCCACCGACAGCAgctccgaggaggaggaggtctactcttccgaggaggaggagaaggtcaaggccgaggacgagtCTTCGTCTGAGGAGGAGtctgacgaggaggaggaatctgaggaggaggaggagtccgacagcgacgaggaggaaggccccaagaagaagggtgccAACCGTTTCTTGCAGAGCGACGACGAgtccgaggaggaagaggaggaggagcagagcgAGGATGAGGCCACCACCAAGGTCAAGAGCGCCAAGGACAAGCGCTTCGATGAACTCGAGTCCACCATCAGCCAGATCCAGAACGGCCAGAAGATCAACGACTGGAGTCTTATCGCCAGTGGTTCGTATATCCTGTCAACATGTTGTACACGCCCTCGATATGTCCTGCACCGATGCTTacttccctcttcccccctcTTTAGAATTCGACAAGCTCAACCGCCAGGTTGTCAAGCTCCAAGATGGCAGCAAGGCGCCCAAGTCCTacatcaaggccatcgccGACCTTGAGGACTTCATGAACGAGACTCTCGCCAAGCAAAAGGTCAcccccaagaagatgaaCGCGACAAATGCCCGTGGTCTCAACGCCGTCAAGCAGCGCATCCGCAAAAACAACAAGGACTACCAGACCCAGATCGATGCCTACAGGAAGGATGCCGACGCTTTCATGGAGTCGGATGACGAGATCCCCGCGCCCAAGACTGTTTCCAAGGCCCTCAGGTTCGCTGAGGCTCCCGTCGTCAGCGccgagcagcaggaggaggacgacaaggGCTTCTCTACGGTCGATTCGCGCGGCAAGGTCGTTCAGTACACCCCCGAGAGCATCCTCAAGCACCTCCGCACCATCATCGAGTCTCGCGGCAAGAAGAACACCGACCGCCTCGAGCAGATCAAGGTCATGGAGACCCTCAACAAGGTCGTGCCCATCACCCCTTACCAGAAGATCCGCGTTCTCCAGACCCTTATTTCCGCCCGCTTCGAtctcggtgctggtggcgcCGCCCAGATGCCCTTGGACCAGTGGAAGGCCGCCGAGCGTGACCTTGCCTCTCTCTTGGAGATccttgagaaggagaaggaccacgtcgttgttgagggcgctgaggagtgggatgatgatgacaagcTCCCCACCATCCCTGAGGGCGAGAAGTACCTCAAGGTTCCCGGAAGCGTTGTCTCGCTCATTGAGCGTCTCGATGACGAGCTCACCCGCTCGCTCCAGGCCATCGATCCCCACACCTCCGAGTACATCGACAGGTTGACCGACGAGGGCTCCCTCTACAACACCATCTTCCGCGGTCTTCTCTACTACGAGCATCTCCGCAAGGATGCTTCTCTTGAGGTCCCTCAGGAGAGCTTGAACCGCATCATCCAGAGGCGTCTGGACCATGTTTACTACAAGGTACGTACAAAGACAATGTTGAAATGCTCAGCCGCCCTTGCTAATCATCATTTTTTTAGCCCGCCCAAGTTGTCAAGATCCTCGAGGAGAACGCGTGGAAGCAGGTCTCTGCCGAGGCCGATTCCGAGATTACCCCCCGCAGCCAGTCCGGCGATGCTGGCaagctcatcaacatcctctcCAACTACCTCTTCGAGAACAGCGAGGGCATCATCCGCGCTCGTGCCATGCTTTGCCAGATCTACTTCTTGGCTCTGCACGATGAGTACTACAAGTCTCGCGACCTGATGCTCACCTCCCATCTTCAGGAGACTATCGCCAACTTCGATATCGCCACCCAGATTCTCTACAACCGTACCCTTGTCCAGGTTGGCCTTTGCGCTTTCCGCAAGGGTCTCGTCTACGACGCCCAGAACACCCTCCAGGAGATTTGCGGCAGTGGCCGTCAAAAGGAGCTTCTAGCTCAGGGTGTCATGATCCAGCGTTACAGCCAGGTCACTCCCGAGCAGGAGCGCCTCGAGAAGCAGCGccagcttcccttccacaTGCACATCAacctcgagctcctcgagtGCGTCTATCTCACCTGCAGCATGCTCCTCGAGATTCCTCTGCTCGCCCAGACCGGTTCTTCGCCCGATGTCAAGAAGAGAATTATCAGCAAGACCTACCGCCGTATGCTCGAGTACCACGAGCGCCAGATCTTCACCGGCCCCCCCGAGAACACCAGGGATCACGTCATGCAGGCCTCCAAGgctcttgctgctggtgagtggaagaaggccactgaCTTTATCCACAgcatcaagatctgggactTGATGCCGAACACCGAGGATATCAAGACCATGCTCGCCAAGCAGATCCAGGAGGAGGGTCTCCGCACCTACCTCTTCACCTATGCTCCTTTCTACGACACTCTCGCCATTGCGACCCTCAGCTCCATGTTCGAGCTCGATTCTCGCAAGGTCTCTGCTGTCGTCAGCAAGATGATCAGCCACGAGGAGCTTGCGGCTGCTCTTGACCAGGTCACCGAGACCGTCATCTTCCGCAAGGGTGTCGAGCTCAGCCGTCTCCAGAGCTTGGCCCTCACTCTCTCCGACAAGGCCAGCTCCCTTATCGAGACCAACGAGCGCACGCTCGAGCAGAAGACGCAGGGCTCTGCCAACGCCTTCTCCAGGAAGGACAACCGTGGCGGTGGCCAGCGTGGTGGCAGAGGTGGTGCCAGAGGTGGCGCGAGGACGGGCGGCAACCCTCAACGGCAGGCCGGTGGTACACAGTTCACCGGTGGTGCTCTGGGTAATGCGGTCCGTGGTTAAAGCTCTGTGGAATAGGGAAATAGGTGGTTTTCGTTTTGCTATTGCATTGGGCTTTGGTGTGTGACTAAAAAGCAATTCCCCAGGTCTTTTAATGGTGCTATCTCCCATGAATGCGTTGCCCCATGGTTAGACCCAGCGAAAGTTTAGTCTAGAATCATAGGTTCTCTCGGTTTAATTTGTTTTTGGTTCGGGCATAGCTTCACTCAAAATTGCGCGTTTGGTCTTCTCTTCATGATGTGTCTGTCAGGTTATCAAATGAAATTGCGTGGACATGAGGAGTGTATGATGTACGCCAGAATCACCATGAGCAACTTAACAGCCGGTTTGAAACAAGTAATCTTTAACGAACAGGTCCTTTATCTTTCATGTCAATGAACCATGGTTTCAGGGCTACAGATCTACACAGTAGCTGCTTGGAAATGGGTAAGATGAGACCATTAAAAATTCATAATTTTCGTTCTGCAATTAAATTCAACCAACTTGTGATGAGGCATTGTGACTTGCATTGGGCACTTCATCATTGCTATGAACTCACGACATTGCAGTTTTGAGAGAACGATCCTAGTGAAAACACATCACTCCTAAAAGAACTAGATGTCGCCGACTTGGCCCACAAACGACGCCATATGGTAGATAGGTCTAcatgccaacaacaccaaaagaaaaggcCTGGTTTAGGCAACTGAAAATATCAAGACATGCGAAGTAAAAGAGTATCAAAGAACTTGGTTGGCAACATAGGCCAGTCTCTGTTGTAATTCAAGCTGACAATCGACCCGCGTTCGAGCCTGATACGACAAGAAATAGTCAAAGACCACGAGGACTGCCTTGGTTGTTAGGACCGTGCTTACTGTCCGCCTTGTCACCTACCGCAGATGAACGATGGGATAACCTAAATCTACGTAGTTTCCTCAATTTAACCTCATGTACGTATTGGGGGCGAGTCATTGTGGCAAGCAAGAATTCCTATCAAGCAGACAGGAAGAGCATAGTGCTTATCCGCCTTAAAACGGTATCCATGGTGAACCTGTGATGAGTGGCGATTTGGACAAGTATTCGTCACGACCAACTCGAAGTGGAacaggaggaaaagaagcaacGCACCACTTGAGCCTAATGTACGAGGTGAGGGTGAGAAGCACTCAATACTTGTCGCCGACTACCCAACATTACCTGTTTGTGTCGAATACCCAGCGTATATGTTTCCAGCTGGTTAAATGCTCACCAATGCTTGAAGTGTGATGTAGAATAGGTACGTCGCAGTATGTGCAAGACAACGCCTTGGAGCCGCTTTGGACAGGCAGCGGTGAAGCCATACATGGCAGGTGACGAAGCTGTTAGAACAAATCGCGGGCGGGGGCGAATTTCATGCCCGGCGTGATCGACATGGAGAGACGTACTGGAGTGACGCCTCATGGGTAAGGTATAGGTTGGAGCAAAGGTTACTCGGCTGTCTAGATGTCGACTGCACGATTGCACGATTACGCGAAAGCGGATTCACACAAAGGCAAGCATACATGACATAGGTCACTTGGAACACACACGAACGCCAGGCTGCGATCTGAGCTGCCGGTGGCAGCGAAGGGGGTTTTTTGACTCCCATCTATATTCATCTGCTGCAGTTGTGCCAAAAGCAACATGTGACAAGCCAGATCATATGGAGACCAGGCAAATTAAGGCCGTTCTCCTCGTAGTTGTCAACGCCACAGAGAAAACCAGATGATAAccgttttttcttttccgccCAGAAGCCAGGCAGCCACCTCTCTGATAAATCAGAGACGGCGACCACGGCGACCACCCTTGCGACGAGTAGAGTCGGAGGGGGTGGGGGTGACGTCCTCGATGCGGCCGATCTTCATGCCAGAGCGAGCAAGAGCACGGAGAGCAGACTGGGCACCGGGGCCGGGGGTCTTGGTGCCGTTACCTGTGGGAAGTTATTAGCATCAATCATGAAGTCGATAGGAACATAGGAATACATACCACCAGTGGCACGGATCTTGATGTGGAGGGCAGTGATGCCGAGCTCCTTGCAGCGGGCAGCGACGTCCTGGGCAGCCAACATGGCGGCGTAGGGGGAGGACTCGTCACGGTCGGCCTTGACCTTCATGCCACCAGTGACACGGCAGATGGTCTCGCGGCCACTGGAATCACCCAGAACGTTAGCCTCAGAACCATCGTTATGTTTGTCTTCTCATCGTCCGAGTTCACGATTTTGGCGGTGGAGCCGGGATCCAAGTAGAGGAGTCGCGTGGAAATTCCCCAAGTctgctccctcctcttccggtTGGGAACGCCAATTCCACCCGCCAAAAATCGATTCCTCGTCGCGATTGATTCCTTCAAGAGGTTACGAACCTGAGATCGGTGACGTGGACGAAGGTGTCGTTGAAAGAGGCGAAAATGCGAGCAACTATTTTTTGATTGTCAGCCTCCAATTTTGGCCGCTTTTCGCTGTCGCAAAGTCGTCGTCGCAGGTCGAAACTTACCGCCGAAAACGAGCTCACCCTCACGGATCTGAGGGCCAAGGGAGATGTTCTCCTGAGCGGGACgggcggccttcttgggggGCATCTTGACGGTTGATCTGGTGTCTTGGACCTGTGGTGTTGATACTGTCAAGTGGACGATCTCCAGATTCCAGCATAAAAATTCGGCGGGGGTAGTTCGACTTCGTGCGGTTGAGAATGCCCTATCGAATTTGGCGGGAGAAGGCGGCAGAAAGCGGAGCACAGGCACCAAAACCATCGGACAAACCCTAAATCCACTTGGCAGCCGAGCTCCGTGCGGCCCCACTGTTCTCAAAATTTCGCGGGCCCTACTTAACAATCGATCGTCGGCTTTTTTCTCGTCCTTCTGCTCCTATTTCGACATCGAATTCTGACAACGTCGCAGATCGACCACCGGCACCATGTCTACGTATGCCAACCCCGATCATTCCCCTTGACGGCAGAGGAATGGTATCGTCGCGTGTTCCAGGAACAATCTGCAGATAGTCGTGGTCCTCTCACTGGGTGTCTTTGGCCTGTCTTCTCACGGAGCAGCCATCGCCCCAGCTCGATCCCTCTCACGattctccctctttcctccAGGCCTTGGACCGACCAGGCTTGCAGACTGAGAGATGTCTCGTGgggtgttggggttgaaggtCTCTGGCCTTCTCCCTTAAATCCATCGCTGCTGCGACAGACGAACTTGGACAAGAGTGAAATCT
The window above is part of the Sordaria macrospora chromosome 4, complete sequence genome. Proteins encoded here:
- a CDS encoding 40S ribosomal protein uS11 — translated: MPPKKAARPAQENISLGPQIREGELVFGVARIFASFNDTFVHVTDLSGRETICRVTGGMKVKADRDESSPYAAMLAAQDVAARCKELGITALHIKIRATGGNGTKTPGPGAQSALRALARSGMKIGRIEDVTPTPSDSTRRKGGRRGRRL